One region of Miscanthus floridulus cultivar M001 chromosome 19, ASM1932011v1, whole genome shotgun sequence genomic DNA includes:
- the LOC136529451 gene encoding peptidyl-prolyl cis-trans isomerase FKBP13, chloroplastic-like produces the protein MAPAAPTSASPLSCLLLLSLPKPASARHSRSSSPPQPCPEAAAARSPGAGLVLRRREAAAAVLSTAVLSRFVLPAEAGAADGGECPLEVAPSGLAFCDRVVGTGAAAQEGQLIRAHYTGRLEDGTVFDSSYKRGKPLTFRVGVGEVIKGWDQGIVGGEGIPPMLAGGKRTLKLPPALAYGEKGAGCRGWEPTSCVIPPNSTLLFDVEYVGRASG, from the exons ATGGCTCCGGCCGCGCCCACGTCCGCGTCGCCGCtgtcctgcctcctcctcctcagcctCCCGAAGCCCGCCTCGGCGAGGCACtcccgctcctcctctcctccgcaGCCTTGCCCggaagccgccgccgccaggaGCCCCGGCGCGGGCCTCGTCCTCCGGCGGCGCGAGGCTGCGGCCGCCGTGCTGTCGACCGCCGTCCTCTCCCGCTTCGTGCTCCCCGCTGAGGCGGGAGCTGCGGACGGTGGGGAGTGCCCGCTGGAGGTAGCGCCGTCCGGGCTCGCCTTCTGCGACCGCGTCGTCGGCACCGGCGCCGCCGCCCAGGAGGGACAGCTCATCAGG GCGCATTACACGGGGAGGCTGGAGGACGGCACGGTGTTCGACAGCAGCTACAAGCGCGGGAAGCCGCTCACCTTCCGCGTCGGCGTCGGAGAG GTGATCAAAGGATGGGATCAGGGTATCGTTGGCGGCGAAGGGATTCCGCCAATGCTTGCTG GGGGTAAGCGGACGCTGAAGCTGCCACCGGCGCTGGCCTACGGCGAGAAGGGGGCCGGGTGCAGAGGGTGGGAGCCCACCTCCTGCGTCATCCCGCCTAACTCCACGCTCCTCTTCGACGTCGAGTACGTCGGCAGAGCCTCTGGCTGA